TGGTTTATCGTATATATAAAACAAACAGAAAAGAATAACATTAAAGTTAAAATAAAAATAAGTAATAAGGATGGATAATCATATGGAGAAATTGGTTATTGATGGAGGTAGACCTCTTAATGGAGATATAGAGATTAGTGGAGCAAAAAATGCAGCTGTAGCTATCTTACCATCGGCTATAATGGCGAGCAAGGGAATTTGTGTTATTGATAATATACCTATGATTAGTGATACTGAATGTATTGAAAGAATAATAGAAAGCTTAGGAGCTACAGTAACAAGAAAAAATAATACTGTAATAATAGATAGCACATCTATAAATAGTAGTGATGCAAACACAGAAGATGTTAGAAAGATGAGAGCTTCTTATTATTTAATCGGAGCCCTTCTTGGAAGATTTAAAAAGGCAAGAGTAGAAATGCCAGGAGGTTGTGCTATAGGGGTTAGACCTATTGATCAGCACATAAAAGGTTTTGAAGCTTTAGGAGCCAATGTTACTATAGAACATGGAGCAGTAGTTGTTGAAGCTGAAAAATTAGTTGGAACTAACATATACTTTGATGTTGTAAGTGTTGGAGCTACAATAAACGTAATGCTTGCAGCTACACTTGCAGAAGGAAAAACTGTTCTTGAAAATGCAGCAAAAGAACCTCATATTGTTGATGTTGCAAACTTCTTAAATTCTATGGGAGCTGACATTAAGGGTGCAGGAACTGATGTGATAAAGATAAATGGAGTAAAAGAACTAACAGGATGTAACTACAGTGTTATACCAGACCAAATAGAAGCTGGTACATATATGATCGCTACAGCAGCTTGTGGTGGAAACGTAACTATAAACAATGTTATACCTAAGCACTTAGAATCTATTAGTGCTAAACTTATAGAAATGGGTGTAAATGTAATTGAAAATGGTGATAGTATAACTATTAACAGTACAAGAAATCTAAATGGAGTAAACATTAAAACACTTCCATATCCAGGTTTCCCAACTGACTTACAACAACCTATGACTACTATATTAAGTATAGCAAAAGGTAGTAGCATAGTTAATGAAAGCATATGGGAAAGCAGATTTAAGCACGTAGATGAATTAAAGAAAATGGGTGCTAAAATAAGCGTAGAAAATAATATAGCTATGATTGAAGGTGTAAAATCTTTAAGTGGAGCTAAAGTAAAAGCTACAGATTTAAGAGCAGGTGCTGCTATGGTAATAGCTGGACTTATCGCTAATGGAATCACTGAAGTTACTAATATAGAACATATAGATAGAGGATACCCTTATATAGAAGAAAAGTTCAATAAGTTAGGTGCTAAAATTAAAAGGGTTGAATACTAAGGTAGGAGAATATAGTATAATGATATTTTGTCCTTTATATAGTGGAAGTAGTGGTAATAGTGTTTATATATCATCAGGAAAAAGTAGTATATTAATTGATGCTGGACTTCCTGGAAAACATATAGAAAAAGCACTTGAAGCAATAAATAAAAATCCTAACGACATAGATGGAATATTTGTAACCCATGAACATATAGACCATGTTAAAGGGGTTGGGGTGTTATCCAGAAGGTATAATATACCTATTTACGCCAATGAACTTACATGGCAAGGAATGAAAAAGAATATAGGAAAAATAAAAGAAGAAAACATAAACATAATTTCAAAACATAAAAATATTACTATAAAAGATATGGATATATTCAACTATAGTATATCTCATGATGCCGTAGATCCAGTTGGGTATGCAATTTACTCTGGAAAGAGTAAAGCTTGTGTAGCCACAGATCTTGGGTATTTCTCTGATGAAGTGAGAGAAAATACAAAAGATGCTGATGTAGTATTATTAGAAAGCAATCATGATGTTGAAATGCTTAAATTTGGACCATATCCATATAACTTAAAAAGAAGAATTTTAAGTAATGTAGGACACTTATCTAATGATGATTGTGGAAAAGCGATAGTTACTATGACTGAAAATAATTGCAAAAATATTATTTTAGGACATTTAAGTAAAACAAACAATTATCCAGATCTTGCATATGAAACTGTTGTAGAAGTTCTTCGTGAAAACAAAATACAATTGAATAAGGATATTAACATTAGCATGGCAAAAAGAGATATGCCAAGTAATTATATGGAGTTTTAAAGGAGGATACAATAATGAAAAAAATATACAAAATATTTTTACTCATATGTATATTAGCTTCTTTAAACATGATTTTTGTTGGATGTGATGACAAAGATAAAGTATCAGCGAATAATAATAAAAAGCTAAAGATTTTGGAGCTATCAGAAAATGATGATTCACTTGTTAAGTTCAATATATATTTTGATGCTTCAAAAAACCACAAAAATGTTGATATGCTAAAAGAAGAAAGAATAATAAATAAGGATGAGCTTTTAGGAGAAGTTATACTTAGAGAGCTTATAAAAGGGCCTTCTATTGAGAATAAGTTAAAACCTATATTTCCAAAGGACACAAAATTATTAAGTTTTGCTATAAAGGATAACATAGCGTATATTAACTTAAGTCAAGAGGCTCAATATAAAATGAACAAATCAACAGAAGAAGCTTTTTTAAAGGGGATCGTTTTATCCTTAAATCAGATAAAATCTATTAATAAGGTTAAGATATTAATTAACAACAAAAATGTAGATACTTTAGGTGGAAACTACGATATATCAAAACCTTTTGGTAAAGAAGATATAAATAAAATACGAAAATAAAATAAAGTATAGTTTACAGAAGGAGAATAGAAAATGAGTTTATATAAAGAATGGACAGACATGGTTATAGATTATGTAAAACATAAGGGAGAAGCTGCATTTTGGAAAGAATACGGCCAAATGGAAAAGAATATATACTCTAAATTATTAGCAGATCATGAAGAAGTATTTGCTGGAACAACAGAAGAATTAGCAGAAAAATTTGAAACTCCATTATATTTCTTCGTTGGATTTTTAGATGGAATAAATGAAAGTCTTGAAGAAGAAATGGATATAGAAAACATAGAAAAAGACACTCAAATTAAATTAAATGTTAACTTAGAAAAATTATATTTTAACATGATAGATGCTAAAGCAGACTATTTATACAATCTTCCACAATGGGAAGGAATATTCTCAGAAGAAAAGAGAAAAGAAATAAGAAATGAATGGAGAGCTTCTAAAACAGTTATTAGAGAAGACAAAGTTGGAAGAAACGATCCATGTCCATGTGGAAGCGGTAAGAAATATAAAAAATGTTGTGGAAAAAATGCATAATATTTACACAAAAATGATTACACTTTGTATGTAGTCATTTTTTTATTTTAAAATTAATTCAGAAAACCAAATTTTAGACGAATAGTAATATAAGGGAATACATGAGTTTAGCGAGGTTTAAGGAGCTGGTTTTTTGAAAAACATAATAATGATAGATAACAAACCATATAGTATAAATACAATTAAAGAATTGGTTGGAGATTATAATATAACAGTATATGAGGCTAAAAATTCTTTTGAAGTATTTAGTACATTACAAAAGTTGAATAATAATGCTGAATTAATTATTACAGACGTAAATTTAGGAAAAGAAAGTGGAATAGATATAATAAAAAGGATAAAGGAAAAGGGAATTAAATGCCCTATATTAATACTAACATCTGAAAATAAGAAAAAAACTTTTATAGAAGGAATTAAAGCGGGAGCAACAGATTATATTTTAAGACCATTTGAAGGTAAATTTTTATTGAAGAGAATAGTAAAAGATATTGAAAAAAATAATAAAGATAGTAAAATAGTAAAGAAATCATCAAAATCTATAGTTGATAATAGTAAAAAGGAAGAAAGTGTGGATTTCAATAAGTATCTATCTGAAAAAGTTTATAAATCTAAGAAAAATTTTAATGAATTTTCATTGGTTATGCTAACTATATTTAAAGCTGTAGATGAATTTACACAAGAAGTGCAAAGAGAATACAATGACTTAACTAAAAAGATATATCCTAAATTGAAAGAACTATTTTCAGATGCCGAAATATTTACAAAGTATGGAGAACAAAGTTTTGTAGGTGTATTTAAAGAATTAAAACCTATAAAAGAACAAGACTTAACAAATAAAATAAAGAAAATATTTAATGATGAAAAGAAGCTTAGTAAAACACACGATAAGTATTTCTTAGAATGTGCCTTTGCAAAGTATCCACAAGAAGGTCAAAATAAGAATGAACTTTTAGAAAAAGTACAAGATAAGATTGTAGGTAAAATAAACGTTATTAAAAGAATGGAGAAATAATGAACATAACAATAATTTGTGTTGGTAAACTGAAGGAAAAGTATTTAAAGTTAGCTATTGATGAGTATAGTAAAAGACTTTCAAGGTATTGTAAGCTAAACATAGTTGAGTTAAATGATGAGAAAACACCAGATAATGCCTCAGAAAAAGATGAGCTTATAATAAAACAAAAAGAAGGAAGCAAAATATTAGCTCATGTAAAAGAAAATATGTATGTAATCGCATTAGATCTAAATGGAAAAATGGCATCATCAGAAGAACTTGCAGAATTAATAGGTGATTTAGGACTTAAAGGTAAAAGTAATATTGCTCTAGTTATAGGAGGTTCTTTAGGATTATCTAAGGAAGTTTTAAATAGAGCAAACTACAAGTTATCTTTTTCAAAGATGACATTTCCACATCAACTTATGAGAGTTATTTTGTTAGAACAAATTTATAGAGCGTATAAAATTAATGCAGGTGAACCGTATCATAAATAGATACGGTTTTTTATTTTTATAATATAATGATTTAAATTTAACGTAAAATTATATCTAGAATTTTAGTGAAAAAAAGTAGCTAGTCTATTAAGGCTTTAGCTATTTTTTGATTACAATTTACTAAAGAAAACAAACTATAAGCCACCAAAATTAATATAAGTTTCTATTAATTTTATAGTAAAAAATTTCTTGAAATCAAAAAACTATATGATAAAAAATAAAGAATTGCTAAAGATAAAGTTAACGGTAGAAAGGAGAAAAATATTATGGCAAAGGACGTAAATGAAAAAGAAAAGTTAACACCTAAGGATTATTTAAATAAGGTTTTAGCTGGAACTGCAACAGGAATAGTTGTTGGATTAATTCCAAATGCAATTTTGGGAGCCATATTTAAAGGACTAATAAATACTTCGCCTATATTTTCTGTACTTTATAATGCTGTTAATATTATGCAATTTATTGTGCCAGTTCTTGTGGGTGTCTTAGTAGCATTACAATTTCAGCTTGGACCCATGCAAACAGTTGTGGTAGGTGCAGCGGTGTTCTTAGGTTCAGGTGCATATAAAGTTACTAGTAATGGGGTACAAATGATTGGTATAGGTGATTTGATAAATACAATGTTAGTAGCATGTATAGCAGTTTATTTTGTTAGATTAATAGGGAATAAATTAAAATCATTAACAATATTACTACTACCTATTGTAGGTGCAGCGGTAGGTGTTATTGGAATTATTACACTTCCATATGTAAGACAAATTACTGTTGCAATAGGAAATGTAATTAATAATTTTGCAGTTTTACAACCATTATTAATGTGTATTTTGATTAGTGTTTCATTTTCAATTTTGATTATTTCTCCAATATCAACTGTGGCAATTGGTATTGCAATAGGCATAACAGGATTAGGAGCAGGTGCTGCTGCAATTGGAGTTGCGGCATGTACAGCAGTTCTTGTAATTGGTTCAAGATTAGTCAATGAAAGTGGAGTTACATTATCAGTTCTCCTAGGAGCTATGAAGATGATGATGCCAAATTTAGTAGCATATCCGATTATAGCAGTTCCTATTATTTTAAATGGAATTATAAGTGGAATTGGTGCTTATATATTTCATATTGTAGGGACACCTAGTAGTGCTGGATTTGGACTAGTTGGATTAGTTGGACCATTAGCTTCAATAAATAGTCCTACAGGATCAGTTTTTAGAGCTGCAATGGCGTTTATTGTTGTACCATTTGTAGGTGCGTTTTTAATTGATATATTGTGCAGAAAAGTATTACATTTATATGATGTGAGTATCTACAAATATATTTAGTGAGTAATATATACTAAAGAGGAGATGTAAAAATGAAAATTTCAATTGTTGGAGCAGGAGCTATGGGTTCTCGTTATGGATATATGTTACATGAAGGTGGCAATGAAGTTTTCTTAATAGATGCTTGGAAGGAACATGTAGATATTATAAATAAAGAGGGATTAACAATTGAAGAAAATGGACAGTTCAAAAAGGTAAAAATTCCAGCTATGCTACCTGAAGATGCTCATGAAGTTCCTGATCTAGTGATTTTATTTACAAAATCAATGGGACTAGAACCTATGCTGAAAGCTGTAAAAGGCATTTTAGGAAAAGATACAAAGGTATTATGTTTGTTAAATGGATTAGGACATAATGAAACTTTAGAAAAGTATATAGATACAAAAAATATATTTATGGGAGTAACTTTATGGACTGCCAACTTAAAAGGCCCAGGTCATGTTTTATTAAGTGGAGATGGAAATTTAGAGGTACAAAATATTGATCAAAGTATGGATAGTGAGGTAAAAAAAGTTTGCGATGTATTAAATGAGGCAGGGCTCAAGGCTTACTATAGTGAGGATGTTATATTCTCAATTTGGAGAAAAGCTTGTGTAAATGGAACTTTAAATAGTTGTTGTACAATTTTAGATTGTAATATAAAGCAATTTGGCGAATTAAAAGAAGCACCAGAACTTATTCGTAACATCATAAAAGAGTTTGCAGATGTCGCTACTAAATACGGTGTAAATTTAAATGTTGAACAAGTTGCAAAAGGAATAGAGAAAATATATGATCCAAGTCAAGCTGGAGAACATTATCCATCAATGCATCAAGACTTAATTCAAAAACATCGTTTAACAGAAATTGATTATATAAATGGATATGTATCAAGAAAAGGAAAAGAATTTAATATAGATACAAAATATAATGATCTTCTTACTATGCTTGTTCATGCAAAAGAACAATTACTTGTAAAATAAATAAAAGCCTAACCATTGAAACTAATTGGTTAAGGCTTTTTGTTTGTCATTTATTAGTGTTGACCCTAACATTACGTCATAGTGTAATATAAAAATATAGCTTGAAGGTATTAGGCTAGTAAATTAAACTTTGAGGTGTAAAAATGAGAACAGTGAAACAAGTTTCGGATTTAACGGGAATAAGTGTACGTTTATTACATTACTATGATGAAATAGGATTATTAAAACCAAGTAGAGTTACAGATGCAGGATATAGACTTTATGATCATGAGGATATTAAAGCTTTGCAACAGATTTTGTTTTTCAAGGAGCTTGATATACCTTTAAAAGAAGTTAAAAAGATAATGTCTAGTCCGTATTTTGATAAAGTAGAGGCACTTAAAAATCAGAGAAAGCTACTTATTTTAAAAAGAAAGAGATTAAATGCTTTAATTGAACTTATAAATAAAACATTAAATGGGGAGAGTACCATGAGCTTTAAAGAATTTGATATGAGTGAGTATTTTAATGTATTAGAGGAATTTAAAACAGAGCATGAGGACAAGATAATCAAGCTTTATGGAAGTGTAGACAAGTATAACGAATATATTGAACAAATGAAATCTAAAGAGGGCAAAATTGCTAAAATGGCCATAAAGAAATATGGAAGTATTGAGAAATATGCTAAGGCAATTAAGAAAAATTTTAATAGTGGTATATTAAATCTAGCAGAGCGATATGACGAATTTAAAAAAGATTTATTAGAAGATAATAATCCAAAATTAAAAGAACTATATAAAAAGTTAGTATGTGATTTAAAGAAGGAACCTTCTTCAGCCGAAATTCAACAAATTGCTGGAGAGATAACAAATACAGCTAAAGAGGATTATGAAATTTTTAATATGAAAAATGGAGACGATCACTGGTTTTATATGGTTCAAATATTTTTAGTATATCCAGATTGGATAAAAGAAGTTGATAAGAAGTATGGTAGTGGTTCATCCAAATTTATTGGAAAAGCCTTAAAAAATTATTTAGGAGATAAACGTCCTAAATTAGAAATATTATATGAAAAGCTTGTATTTGATTTATGTAAAGATCCTTCTTCTAGGGAAATTCAACAAATTGTTGAAGAAATATCAGATGCAACTAAAGAAAACAATGAATTTTACAAAATAGATTCAGGAGAAAATCATTGGGGGTATATGTCAGAACTTTATTTATCAGATTCTAATTTTATAAAAATAATTGATAAGAAATATGGTTATGGTGCATCGAAATTTATGGGAGAAGCTTTTAAAATTTACGCTGAAAGACTTAAAGAGTAACCGTTAGTATTCATTTATTTCTATTATTAAAATATATATTATAATAGATGTTTATATATTATATAAGGAGTGAAAATATTTGAAAAGAAAAAATATAATCTCGTTAATAGTAATATTCATGATTATATTAAGTTTTTCAGGGTGTGCAAATGAATCAAAAGGTAACGTAGTTACTAGTGATGTTAAGAAAGAAGCAAAACTAAAAGATGATAAAATTAAGAGTTATATTGAAGAAGGAAGTAAGCTTTTAGGTGAGAAGAAATTTGATGAAGCCAAAAGTGCATTTCAAAAAGCTATTTCAGAGGATAAGTCAAATAAAGACACTTATATTAAAATAAAAGATAAGTATATGGAAAATCAAAGAATGGATGATGCATATCAAATTATAAATTTAGCTGTTAAAAATAATGTTGATACTGAAAATATGAAGAAACTTTCAAGTGATATAAAATCTAAGTTTGAAGTACCTATCATAGAACAAAAGGCTTATGAATATGGTAAATACTCATTGCCAAGTAGTGTAAAAATAAAAATAAATAATGAGGAAAAACAAGTGAATGTTGTTTGGAATAATCCTAAGGTGGATACAACCAAAGTTAAAGTGAAAAAATATACAGGTAAAGCACAGGGGTATGATAGAGAGGTTCAATTAAATTTAAGTATATTACCTGTAAAAACCGTTAAAAAGACAGTATATGCAATGGGAACTTATATTAAAAATAACAGGAGATATTTAAAAACAAGAGAGGTAGAGTTTTTTAGAGATACAGATGAAGATATGGATATAGCTGAAAGAATGGCAATTCAAGATGGTCATGCCGATTACTTAATAGATGGTAGAGTAGATGATGATTATTATATTAGAGATTTAAACAAACCTATGAAGGTATATGAAATGGCTCCAAATGCTAGTATAAGTGTATGTGAGTATATGGTTAATTCAAGTGGTTCAGCAGGTCAAAATAAGATTAATTATGAGAGGTTTAGTAAATTAAATAATGGTCAATATAATCAAATACTATCTTATATATTTTTGAAAAATGGGATTATAGTTAAATATGAACAACAATATCTTCCTTGAATAAATTAGTGTTTAAAATAGTAGCTAATAAAAAATTAGTTACTATTTTTTTTGTAAAATAAAAAACTCTATATTCTTATTAAATATAACCAAAATGTTTAAAAAATTTCAAAATAGTGTAATAATATATTTTGAGAAATCATGTTATGTTTTAATATAATATATAAAGCAAACTATTTATAAAAAGAAAAAGGAGTATATTATGAGCCAAATAAATATGTTATTAAATGAAGTAGAAGAAATAGTTAACAATGGAATAACTGATGAAGGAGTTAAAAGAATATTAGACATGCTAAAGTGTTCCCTTCCTATTAGTGACTTAGATGAGATTGAATTATATGTAGATTACTTACCTAAGAATATAAACTATTCAAAAGAAAAAAGATATTTGCATTTCTTATGGGATATGCTAGATAAATCGCCCATGAGTATTGTAACTAATTTTGCTATTCCATTTAGAAGAATACTTGCAAAGAAATTATTTAAATCTTGTGGTAAAAATTTTATAGCTCAAAACAATGTTAGATTTAATGTGCCAGATAAAATAGAAATTGGAGATAACGTTATTTTTAGCAATGATATTTTCATAGATTCAAAGGGTGGATTTAAAATAGGAAATTCATCAGGAATTGCTGAAGGTACATATGTATTTACACATTCTCATTCTGAAGAGGATCATACTGTAAGAGAATACAAGCCTGTAGTTTTAAAGGATTATGTAAAGATATATTCAAGATGTACTATCTTACCAGGGATTACAATAGGAAACCAAGCTATAGTTGCAGCTGGATCTATAGTAAATAAAGATGTAGAAGAAAATTCTTTAGTTATTGGTGCTCCTATAAAAAAGGTAAGGGATAGAAAAAACAATGGAAGAAAAGAAGAAGAATTAAATCATTTATGGTTAATAGATGGGTATTTTCAAAATGAGGAAATAAAATAGAATAATAAACTAAAATAATTCATATTTGTAAAATATATTATATAATATTATGTGGGTTTATGATTGTTATATATTTTTTATTGAGTAAGATTTGTAAATATAGTATTTTATAAAATTAAAATAATAATCAATCTTAAAAGGGGGCAAAACAATGAAGAACAAAAGATTAGGAGCAAATGCACTGTTATTAATTACAGCTGCTATATGGGGACTTGGCTTCGTAGCACAAAGGGTAGGAGCGGAAAATTTAGGAGCATTTACTTTTAACGCTATAAGATTTGGTCTTGGAGGAATTTCACTTATACCTTTGATTCTTTATTTTAATAAAGAAAAGAAGAAAAGTAAAAAGGATGAAGTTGCAGTTACAGATGGCTTTAAAAAAGAAGTATTGCCTGGGATCATGCTTGGTGGAGCGCTTTATATAGCGGCTACATTACAACAAATAGGACTTGCTTATACAACCGCTGCAAAGGCTGGATTTATAACAGGACTTTACATAGTGCTTGTACCAATTATGGGTATATTTATAGGACATAAAATAGATAAGGGTGCATGGATTGGAATGTTATTTTCAGTTGCTGGTTTGTATTTATTGAGCATAAATGAAAACTTCGCTATAAGCAATGGAGATTTACTTGAAGTTATAGGTGCTGTATTTTGGGCAACTCATATTCTTTTGATAGACTATTTTTCAAAAAAAGTTGATTCGTTGAAGTTATCATGTATTCAATTTATAACTTGTGGTATTTTAAGTTTTTTAACTGCTCTATGTGTCGAAGTTATTACATTACAATCCATATATAATGCTATGATACCTTTACTTTATGGTGGTTTTTTATCAGTAGGGGTTGCCTATACTCTTCAAGTTGTAGCACAAAAAAGTGCAAAACCATCTCATGCAGTTATAATACTTAGCATGGAAGCTGTATTTGGTGCAATTGGTGGCGTTCTTTTACTTGGAGAAGAAATGACAACAAGAGGATTTCTAGGATGTGCATTCATATTAGTAGGTATACTTGCATCACAAATCAAATTTCCAAAGAAAAATAATATAGAAAGTACTAGTGTATAAAATATATAAGTTTAAATAAAAATCAGTATTTAAAAGCCCCTTACTTACATAAGAAAGGGGCTTTTGTTATAATTTCATAAAGGCAAGGACAAGTAGTAATGTACCACTAAGCCATGATAGATTTAAATCCACTTTTTCAGCTATTTTTCTTCCGAGGAAAGAGCCGAGCATTACTGCAACCATATCTGAAATCAAGGAGAATCCTACAACTTGAAAATAATTAACACCAGCAAGTCCACTTCCAAAACCAATTGCCATGCCATCTAGGCTACAAGCAAGGGCAAGGGTGAAAGCTTCACCAGGTTTAAGTATTCTATGATTGCTAGTATCTAAAACATCTTCATCAGCACTCAAGTTTAAATCAAAGTTAATATCAAAAATCTTAAAGTTAAATGATTTATTTGTCAGTTCATTTTTTCTTAGATGAGATTTAAATAAACTTTCAAACAGCCTAAGTGAACCTAAAATAAATAATATACCAAAACATATAGCTATAGTTAAACTCTCAGGAAGAAACTTTCTTACTATTGAACCAGCAAATAATGAAATTGCAAGAACTGTTGAGCAAACAACATTAATTACTGTAGTTGATGAAAAAGGAATTTTTATTTTATTGGTTCCGTAACCAAAACTCGCAACAAAAGCATCTATACATAAAGATGTAACTAATAGTATTGACTGAAGCATTTTATGCACCTCTTTAATAATTTAAGTTATTTATAATACCATATTATTTAAAGTATCAAAAATTGTTCCTAAAATATCAAAAGATGTTGATGAAAAATCAACAATAAAACAACACTATAATAATGTTAAGTTCATATCATATTAATATATAAAAGTACTTTAGAGGTGAATAGGGTTGAGTAATTCGGAGGAAAGTCGTGATTTTGGATTATATCTAAAGGATAAACTAAAGGAAAAATCCTTATCTTTAAGTAAACTTAGTAGTTTAACAGGAATTGATAAATCAACAATATCAAGAATTATAAATCATAAACAAAGAGCAAATATAAATCATTTAGAAAAAATATCAAAGGCACTAGATATACCATTAGAAGAATTATTAGTGGAAGATGGATATAACATAAACAATGAAAATATTCAACATAAGGGAGAATTTGATATAAACAACAACTATGAGAGCATTGATGATATTTTTAAACTATCATCAATGGTTGAAAATACAGAGCTTAAAGGGTTGATAGAATCTCAATTAAATAAATATCAATTATATTTAAAGACAGATGAGGGAAAGGATGTACTTTATAAAAATTTCAATAATAAGATAGAGAAAATAGATAAGGGCGGAGTATTTGTAGAGAAGTTAAAAGATATGTATAAACAATTTTGTTCTAAGGATATACCAATAAAAGAACTACTTTTAATAGGAAGTGGACTTCTATATTTTGTAACTCCTATAGATATTATTCCTGACTTTATATTTCCAATAGGCTTTTTAGATGATATTATAGCAATTAAAATAGTATTAGATATGCTCGATAAAATTAGAAATAAGTCAAATTACAAAGAATAAAATAGAAAACATGATTATATACAATATAAATTAATGTATTTGATAATATTAGCGTACTGTGATATATTATAAAGGCATTTCATAAAATAGAACACAATTAATGAAAAATTGAAAGGAATGAATTTATGAATAGTTTACCAAACTGTCCAAAATGTAATTCGGAATATACTTATGAAGATGGAAATCTTATAATTTGTCCAGAATGTGCTCATGAGTTTACATTAGAGGCACAAAATGAGCCTGCTGAGGATGAAAATGTTGTTAAAGATTCAAATGGAAATATATTAAGTGATGGAGATTCTGTAACAATAATAAAGGATCTTAAAATAAAAGGATATTCAAATGCTTTAAAGAAGGGTACAAAGGTAAAGAATATACGTTTAGTTGATGGAGATCATAACATTGACTGTAAAATAGATGGTTTTGGAGCAATGCTTTTAAAATCAGAGTTCGTTAAAAAGCTTTAATATACTTAGAAAATTATCCTACGGAATAGATTTGTTAAAATCTTTCTGTAGGATTTTTTATTTAATAAGGAGAGGTTATATAAATTAATGGTGTAAAATATGATAGATATTATAAAAATTCATTATAGTATACCAAATTTTACAAAAGTTATTTAAAGATTCTTAAAATGTGTTATAATAGTATATAGATATTGGAAACGTTACCAGTAACGTTTCCAAAAAGAAGTTTTAAAAATAATTTATATATAGATATATTTTAAGAAAAGAGGGTATCTAATGGCTAATATAACTATAAAAGATATATCTAGGATGGCTGGAGTTGGTGTTAGTACTATTTCAAGAGTTTTAAATAATCATCCAGATGTTAAGGCGGAAACAAGAAAAAAGGTATTGGATGTA
This Clostridium novyi NT DNA region includes the following protein-coding sequences:
- a CDS encoding DUF1232 domain-containing protein, which codes for MSNSEESRDFGLYLKDKLKEKSLSLSKLSSLTGIDKSTISRIINHKQRANINHLEKISKALDIPLEELLVEDGYNINNENIQHKGEFDINNNYESIDDIFKLSSMVENTELKGLIESQLNKYQLYLKTDEGKDVLYKNFNNKIEKIDKGGVFVEKLKDMYKQFCSKDIPIKELLLIGSGLLYFVTPIDIIPDFIFPIGFLDDIIAIKIVLDMLDKIRNKSNYKE
- a CDS encoding zinc ribbon domain-containing protein YjdM, with the translated sequence MNSLPNCPKCNSEYTYEDGNLIICPECAHEFTLEAQNEPAEDENVVKDSNGNILSDGDSVTIIKDLKIKGYSNALKKGTKVKNIRLVDGDHNIDCKIDGFGAMLLKSEFVKKL